The genomic region CAGCCTAGCCAATGGACGGCTTTTACTCCGCCCGCACCGCCATCACGTCGGCGCTCCATGGCCTAATTTGTCACCGCCCTGCACAATCAAGGCGAGATTGAAGCCTATGCCGCTCTGAAAGATCGCTTGGCGAAGTTTCAAATTCCGACATTCTTGATGATTGGCGGTCACGATTCCCGTGATCGGTTTTTTGAAGTTTTCACGAACCACCCCCGAGACGAAAATGGTTATGCGCAGTTTACGCATCAGACCGCTGAGGCGTTTTGCATCTTCATAGACTCGGTCGGTCCGGAATCGAGTGGAAGTGGTTATTGTGATCTCCGACTGAGTTGGCTCAGAGACCAACTTGAGAGCGCGCCAGACTTGCCTTTGTTGATCTTTAGTCACCACCCCCCGTTTGACGTGAACATTGCTCTTCCTGACGGAACAAGACTGGCAGACGGTGGTAAAATTGCAGAGCTTATTGCCGATCGCCCGGTTCACCACTTCTTCTTCGGACACGTGCATCGGCCGATGTTTTGCACATGGCAGGGGATCCTGTGCTCGGGCGTACCCGGGCTCGTTTATCAAGTCCCCCTGACACCCAGCAGCGTATCAAGCTCATACAGCATAGAGCCTCCTATGTACGCCGTGATCAACATCAATGCCGAGGGGACAATGGTTCATTTTGATGCCTTTATGCATCGCAGTTCAGCTGAATCACCGGCGTATAGGACTCAAGCTGGTTAAGTGCCGAGAATGCTGCTAACGCGCCTGTTTTTCGATGTTGGGAATGCTGTCCTCGACCGAAACGGCCTCCGTTCCCTTCATCTCGATTTCTTCGCCATCGCCGAAGATCGCAATGCATCCCTTCATGCAGATGTCGGATATCGTCTCACCTGGCGCGATCTCATAGGATTGCTCTTCATCATCAGCAATGATCGTGACCGTCGTCAGGGTTGTGTCTTGGTTTTTTAAAGTCAGAGCTGCAAGTTCGCCGCCTGTGATCTGCAGCAGAAAAAGAGCCAAAACGACAGCAAATTTCATGACAATACTCCTTGGACGCCCGCGCCTCGGCGCCCGCCTGTCGAATGCAAAGCGCCTCTTCGAAACACGAAGAGGCGCGGAAGTCATTGAGGGTCTTTGGAGAACGCTCTTACCCCTCGATGGCCAGGGTCTCCCCAAAGATGTAACGCGTCGGATGCATCTGGAAGCCCTTCACCTTTTTATCATATACGACAAAAAGTGATCGCCATATCGGTTGGCAAAGGGGCCCTTCGTTTTGCATGAGGGTCTCGATCTGAGCCATGATTTTCTTACGTTCTGTTATGTCCAGAGTTCCCTCTGCCTTCGTCAGCAGACTCTCGAACTCCGGATTATTGAACTTGCTCTCGTTCCAGGCTCCATTTGCGCGATAGGCCAAAGCAAGAGTCATTGTGCCTAGAGGCCTGTGCACCCAGCTTGTAAAGCCCATAGGCACCGTGTTCCAGACTTCCCAATACTTGGCCGATGGAACCACGTTGATCTTTGCCCTGATATTGGCGTCCTTCCACTGCGAGACCATCGTTTCCACAGCCGTCTGCTCCCACGATGGATCCGGTTTGCAGTAAATTTCGATGTCGATTCCGTCCGCATGACCGGCTTCAGCCAGCAGGGCCTTTGCCTTGTCGAGATCCCGTTCGATCATCGGGATCTCCGCATAATCCGGCAACACGGGAGCAACGTGATGATGTTCAGCAACTGCCCCTAATCCACGATGTGAGATGTCGAGCACTTGCTTTTGGTCGGTCGCATATCGCACCGCTTGGCGAACCTTGGGATCCTTGAACCATTCATGATCCACCTGCATTCGAGCCACGCAGGTATCGGCCGTAACGACGTCATAGACCTGAATGTCCGGCATTTGCTTATAAATATCAAGCTGTTCGATATTGCCTTCATAGATTCCGTCAACCTGCTTCGATGCAATCGCCGCCGCGACCGCTGCCGGATTGTCGCCGAGATCGATGAACTCGATGGCATCCAGATAAGGCCCGTCCCCGTAATAGTCGTTCCGTGCCTTGAGAAGCGCTCTGCGACCGACCTCGACCTCTGCAAGCTCGAAAGCCTCCGTTCCGTTGGAGCCTGCACCGAACTTGCCGCCCTCCTCCGGATCGAGAATACCGAAGGGATAATGGAACAGATGTTCTGGCACAGCGATCTGTGCTTCCTTCAGATTCAGCTTGAGAGTCTTGTCGTCAACGACTTCGATGGCATTGGCGTCCCACAGCTCTGTCGCCATGATGGGATTACCCTTGTCGTCCTTCTTACCGGTGTCGACCTCTTTAACCATATAGCTCATCAGGCCCAGAACCGATGAGCCCGTCTCCGGTTTCAGCCGATACGCTATGTTCCATGCAAGATCTTGAGCAGTCAGTGGCTTGCCCTTATGCCACTTCACATCGCGGACGCCGAGGGTCCAGGTTTTAAGATCTTCAGAGGGCGACCATTTTTCCAAAAGATGTGGACGTGTCACATTGTCGACGCCGGTCCTGCTCATATATCCGCAGACTTGGCGTAGGATATTGGAGTCGTAGATCCACGAATAAGTAGCTGGATTGTCGATCTTCGGCACCCGCATGGCAATCTTGAGGGTGCCGCCTTTCGGCATCGCCTGCGCCATGGCCGGCATCGCAATCGGATTTCCCGTGATCTTTCCAGCTAACATATAAGCCGAACCGGCAGATATCCCCAAAAGAGTAGAATATCGCAGGAACTCTCGGCGGGATATTTTACCATTGGACAGCTGGGTCTTTAGCGATAGTAGTCCAGGATGTTCATTTTTGTTTGTCATTATCCACTCCCATTTCCCCCTATTGCCCGATTACGGAGAAACCCCTCCCCTGTGTTTCGAGCCTTTAGGCCTCTTGGCATACGCGCGAACGCGCAGCTCCCGATGAAGCCTAACACCCCGATTTTTGGCTGGGAACTATATTTACGGCAATGTTTAGCGGAATCCCGGCGGCGCTATGAACCCGCGATATTCGTGTTCGAGAAGTTCCGCGAACGCTATTGTAGAATAATCAAAGTATTGCGCTCCAATGATCTGAACGCCGATAGGCAGACCCATCGGATCTGAACCGATCGGCGCGATCGTACTCGGCAGATAAAAGCATCCCGAATAACCCGCCCAGAAGAGTTGATCAGTGGTTGGGACCCGTTTCGCATTCACTTCGATGGTGCGCTGATGCCGTTCCCCCACCTGGTCATGCGGGAATGCTGCAGAGGCAGCAGCGGGACAGAGCATGAGGTCCCATTCACGAAAAAAATCTGCCCAGGCGAGCCGCATGTGATGGCGGCGCTCATTGATCTTGAGCCATTCCCGATGCGGCAGAACATTGGCCCGCACCATTCTCGCGAAATAGCTCTGATCCTCAACG from Rhodoligotrophos appendicifer harbors:
- a CDS encoding ABC transporter substrate-binding protein gives rise to the protein MTNKNEHPGLLSLKTQLSNGKISRREFLRYSTLLGISAGSAYMLAGKITGNPIAMPAMAQAMPKGGTLKIAMRVPKIDNPATYSWIYDSNILRQVCGYMSRTGVDNVTRPHLLEKWSPSEDLKTWTLGVRDVKWHKGKPLTAQDLAWNIAYRLKPETGSSVLGLMSYMVKEVDTGKKDDKGNPIMATELWDANAIEVVDDKTLKLNLKEAQIAVPEHLFHYPFGILDPEEGGKFGAGSNGTEAFELAEVEVGRRALLKARNDYYGDGPYLDAIEFIDLGDNPAAVAAAIASKQVDGIYEGNIEQLDIYKQMPDIQVYDVVTADTCVARMQVDHEWFKDPKVRQAVRYATDQKQVLDISHRGLGAVAEHHHVAPVLPDYAEIPMIERDLDKAKALLAEAGHADGIDIEIYCKPDPSWEQTAVETMVSQWKDANIRAKINVVPSAKYWEVWNTVPMGFTSWVHRPLGTMTLALAYRANGAWNESKFNNPEFESLLTKAEGTLDITERKKIMAQIETLMQNEGPLCQPIWRSLFVVYDKKVKGFQMHPTRYIFGETLAIEG